Proteins encoded within one genomic window of Pongo pygmaeus isolate AG05252 chromosome 18, NHGRI_mPonPyg2-v2.0_pri, whole genome shotgun sequence:
- the SYCE1L gene encoding synaptonemal complex central element protein 1-like isoform X5, whose protein sequence is MAGKLKPLNVEAPEAAEEAEGQAKSLKPEDVLAMVIKLQKEGSLEPQIEDLISRINELQQVNGEKVHLEEVLSKKQEALRILQMHCQEKERKAQRLDVKGQLEDLMGQHKDLWEFHMLEQRLAREIRALERSKEQLLSERRLVRAKLREVERRLRSPPEVEGARAVNDRLKAELEIFGEQVQSAPEVGAGKGEAGPELPRARDEEDPEPPVAAPDAL, encoded by the exons GGCAAGCCAAATCTTTGAAGCCTGAAGACGTGCTGGCAATGGTGATAAAGCTGCAGAAAG aggGAAGCCTGGAGCCACAGATAGAGGACCTGATTAGCCGGATTAACGAGCTTCAGCAAG TGAATGGAGAGAAAGTGCACCTAGAGGAGGTCTTGAGCAAAAAGCAAG AGGCACTGAGGATCCTCCAGATGCACTGCCAAGAGAAGGAACGCAAGGCTCAGAG GTTGGATGTCAAAGGACAGCTGGAGGATCTGATGGGCCAACACAAGGACCTCTGGGAATTCCAC ATGCTGGAGCAGCGACTGGCCCGGGAGATCCGTGCCCTGGAGAGGAGCAAGGAGCAGCTGCTCTCGGAGA GGAGGCTGGTGCGCGCCAAGCTGCGGGAGGTGGAGCGGCGGCTGCGCTCGCCGCCTGAGGTCGAGGGCGCCAGGGCGGTGAATGACCg GCTGAAGGCGGAGCTGGAGATATTCGGGGAGCAGGTCCAGAGCGCCCCCGAGGTCGGGGCCGGCAAAGGAGAG gcgggaccTGAGCTCCCCCGCGCCCGCGACGAGGAGGATCCGGAGCCGCCGGTGGCTGCCCCTGACGCCCTCTAG
- the SYCE1L gene encoding synaptonemal complex central element protein 1-like isoform X1, which translates to MAGKLKPLNVEAPEAAEEAEGQAKSLKPEDVLAMVIKLQKEGSLEPQIEDLISRINELQQAKKKSSEELRETHTLWEALHRELDSLNGEKVHLEEVLSKKQEALRILQMHCQEKERKAQRLDVKGQLEDLMGQHKDLWEFHMLEQRLAREIRALERSKEQLLSERRLVRAKLREVERRLRSPPEVEGARAVNDRLKAELEIFGEQVQSAPEVGAGKGEILFSIRSVQMINIRILRIYCLPKDVNFLASEDPLGMALACTALRLCPYRNGPWGICEAAGNPLS; encoded by the exons GGCAAGCCAAATCTTTGAAGCCTGAAGACGTGCTGGCAATGGTGATAAAGCTGCAGAAAG aggGAAGCCTGGAGCCACAGATAGAGGACCTGATTAGCCGGATTAACGAGCTTCAGCAAG CAAAGAAGAAATCCAGTGAGGAACTGAGAGAGACCCACACTCTCTGGGAGGCCCTGCATAGGGAATTAGACTCCT TGAATGGAGAGAAAGTGCACCTAGAGGAGGTCTTGAGCAAAAAGCAAG AGGCACTGAGGATCCTCCAGATGCACTGCCAAGAGAAGGAACGCAAGGCTCAGAG GTTGGATGTCAAAGGACAGCTGGAGGATCTGATGGGCCAACACAAGGACCTCTGGGAATTCCAC ATGCTGGAGCAGCGACTGGCCCGGGAGATCCGTGCCCTGGAGAGGAGCAAGGAGCAGCTGCTCTCGGAGA GGAGGCTGGTGCGCGCCAAGCTGCGGGAGGTGGAGCGGCGGCTGCGCTCGCCGCCTGAGGTCGAGGGCGCCAGGGCGGTGAATGACCg GCTGAAGGCGGAGCTGGAGATATTCGGGGAGCAGGTCCAGAGCGCCCCCGAGGTCGGGGCCGGCAAAGGAGAG ATACTATTCAGTATAAGAAGTGTCCAGATGATCAATATCAGAATACTCAGAATTTACTGTCTTCCAAAGGATGTGAACTTCTTGGCTTCTGAAGACCCTTTGGGGATGGCTCTGGCCTGCACAGCCCTGCGTCTCTGTCCTTACCGCAATGGTCCTTGGGGTATTTGTGAAGCAGCAGGAAATCCCCTCAGTTAA
- the SYCE1L gene encoding synaptonemal complex central element protein 1-like isoform X3, producing MAGKLKPLNVEAPEAAEEAEGQAKSLKPEDVLAMVIKLQKEGSLEPQIEDLISRINELQQAKKKSSEELRETHTLWEALHRELDSLNGEKVHLEEVLSKKQEALRILQMHCQEKERKAQRLDVKGQLEDLMGQHKDLWEFHMLEQRLAREIRALERSKEQLLSERRLVRAKLREVERRLRSPPEVEGARAVNDRLKAELEIFGEQVQSAPEVGAGKGEAGPELPRARDEEDPEPPVAAPDAL from the exons GGCAAGCCAAATCTTTGAAGCCTGAAGACGTGCTGGCAATGGTGATAAAGCTGCAGAAAG aggGAAGCCTGGAGCCACAGATAGAGGACCTGATTAGCCGGATTAACGAGCTTCAGCAAG CAAAGAAGAAATCCAGTGAGGAACTGAGAGAGACCCACACTCTCTGGGAGGCCCTGCATAGGGAATTAGACTCCT TGAATGGAGAGAAAGTGCACCTAGAGGAGGTCTTGAGCAAAAAGCAAG AGGCACTGAGGATCCTCCAGATGCACTGCCAAGAGAAGGAACGCAAGGCTCAGAG GTTGGATGTCAAAGGACAGCTGGAGGATCTGATGGGCCAACACAAGGACCTCTGGGAATTCCAC ATGCTGGAGCAGCGACTGGCCCGGGAGATCCGTGCCCTGGAGAGGAGCAAGGAGCAGCTGCTCTCGGAGA GGAGGCTGGTGCGCGCCAAGCTGCGGGAGGTGGAGCGGCGGCTGCGCTCGCCGCCTGAGGTCGAGGGCGCCAGGGCGGTGAATGACCg GCTGAAGGCGGAGCTGGAGATATTCGGGGAGCAGGTCCAGAGCGCCCCCGAGGTCGGGGCCGGCAAAGGAGAG gcgggaccTGAGCTCCCCCGCGCCCGCGACGAGGAGGATCCGGAGCCGCCGGTGGCTGCCCCTGACGCCCTCTAG
- the SYCE1L gene encoding synaptonemal complex central element protein 1-like isoform X6, whose product MAGKLKPLNVEAPEAAEEAEGQAKSLKPEDVLAMVIKLQKEGSLEPQIEDLISRINELQQEALRILQMHCQEKERKAQRLDVKGQLEDLMGQHKDLWEFHMLEQRLAREIRALERSKEQLLSERRLVRAKLREVERRLRSPPEVEGARAVNDRLKAELEIFGEQVQSAPEVGAGKGEAGPELPRARDEEDPEPPVAAPDAL is encoded by the exons GGCAAGCCAAATCTTTGAAGCCTGAAGACGTGCTGGCAATGGTGATAAAGCTGCAGAAAG aggGAAGCCTGGAGCCACAGATAGAGGACCTGATTAGCCGGATTAACGAGCTTCAGCAAG AGGCACTGAGGATCCTCCAGATGCACTGCCAAGAGAAGGAACGCAAGGCTCAGAG GTTGGATGTCAAAGGACAGCTGGAGGATCTGATGGGCCAACACAAGGACCTCTGGGAATTCCAC ATGCTGGAGCAGCGACTGGCCCGGGAGATCCGTGCCCTGGAGAGGAGCAAGGAGCAGCTGCTCTCGGAGA GGAGGCTGGTGCGCGCCAAGCTGCGGGAGGTGGAGCGGCGGCTGCGCTCGCCGCCTGAGGTCGAGGGCGCCAGGGCGGTGAATGACCg GCTGAAGGCGGAGCTGGAGATATTCGGGGAGCAGGTCCAGAGCGCCCCCGAGGTCGGGGCCGGCAAAGGAGAG gcgggaccTGAGCTCCCCCGCGCCCGCGACGAGGAGGATCCGGAGCCGCCGGTGGCTGCCCCTGACGCCCTCTAG
- the SYCE1L gene encoding synaptonemal complex central element protein 1-like isoform X2, protein MAGKLKPLNVEAPEAAEEAEGQAKSLKPEDVLAMVIKLQKEGSLEPQIEDLISRINELQQVNGEKVHLEEVLSKKQEALRILQMHCQEKERKAQRLDVKGQLEDLMGQHKDLWEFHMLEQRLAREIRALERSKEQLLSERRLVRAKLREVERRLRSPPEVEGARAVNDRLKAELEIFGEQVQSAPEVGAGKGEGGPGDRGSRGGGLGQTRADARSAGTWSAASSRPRQAGPELPRARDEEDPEPPVAAPDAL, encoded by the exons GGCAAGCCAAATCTTTGAAGCCTGAAGACGTGCTGGCAATGGTGATAAAGCTGCAGAAAG aggGAAGCCTGGAGCCACAGATAGAGGACCTGATTAGCCGGATTAACGAGCTTCAGCAAG TGAATGGAGAGAAAGTGCACCTAGAGGAGGTCTTGAGCAAAAAGCAAG AGGCACTGAGGATCCTCCAGATGCACTGCCAAGAGAAGGAACGCAAGGCTCAGAG GTTGGATGTCAAAGGACAGCTGGAGGATCTGATGGGCCAACACAAGGACCTCTGGGAATTCCAC ATGCTGGAGCAGCGACTGGCCCGGGAGATCCGTGCCCTGGAGAGGAGCAAGGAGCAGCTGCTCTCGGAGA GGAGGCTGGTGCGCGCCAAGCTGCGGGAGGTGGAGCGGCGGCTGCGCTCGCCGCCTGAGGTCGAGGGCGCCAGGGCGGTGAATGACCg GCTGAAGGCGGAGCTGGAGATATTCGGGGAGCAGGTCCAGAGCGCCCCCGAGGTCGGGGCCGGCAAAGGAGAG GGCGGCCCCGGGGACAGAGGAAGCCGCGGTGGAGGCCTAGGGCAGACACGGGCGGACGCGAGGAGCGCGGGAACCTGGTCCGCAGCCTCATCccgccctcggcaggcgggaccTGAGCTCCCCCGCGCCCGCGACGAGGAGGATCCGGAGCCGCCGGTGGCTGCCCCTGACGCCCTCTAG
- the SYCE1L gene encoding synaptonemal complex central element protein 1-like isoform X4 — MAGKLKPLNVEAPEAAEEAEEGSLEPQIEDLISRINELQQVNGEKVHLEEVLSKKQEALRILQMHCQEKERKAQRLDVKGQLEDLMGQHKDLWEFHMLEQRLAREIRALERSKEQLLSERRLVRAKLREVERRLRSPPEVEGARAVNDRLKAELEIFGEQVQSAPEVGAGKGEILFSIRSVQMINIRILRIYCLPKDVNFLASEDPLGMALACTALRLCPYRNGPWGICEAAGNPLS; from the exons aggGAAGCCTGGAGCCACAGATAGAGGACCTGATTAGCCGGATTAACGAGCTTCAGCAAG TGAATGGAGAGAAAGTGCACCTAGAGGAGGTCTTGAGCAAAAAGCAAG AGGCACTGAGGATCCTCCAGATGCACTGCCAAGAGAAGGAACGCAAGGCTCAGAG GTTGGATGTCAAAGGACAGCTGGAGGATCTGATGGGCCAACACAAGGACCTCTGGGAATTCCAC ATGCTGGAGCAGCGACTGGCCCGGGAGATCCGTGCCCTGGAGAGGAGCAAGGAGCAGCTGCTCTCGGAGA GGAGGCTGGTGCGCGCCAAGCTGCGGGAGGTGGAGCGGCGGCTGCGCTCGCCGCCTGAGGTCGAGGGCGCCAGGGCGGTGAATGACCg GCTGAAGGCGGAGCTGGAGATATTCGGGGAGCAGGTCCAGAGCGCCCCCGAGGTCGGGGCCGGCAAAGGAGAG ATACTATTCAGTATAAGAAGTGTCCAGATGATCAATATCAGAATACTCAGAATTTACTGTCTTCCAAAGGATGTGAACTTCTTGGCTTCTGAAGACCCTTTGGGGATGGCTCTGGCCTGCACAGCCCTGCGTCTCTGTCCTTACCGCAATGGTCCTTGGGGTATTTGTGAAGCAGCAGGAAATCCCCTCAGTTAA
- the SYCE1L gene encoding synaptonemal complex central element protein 1-like isoform X7 — MAGKLKPLNVEAPEAAEEAEEGSLEPQIEDLISRINELQQVNGEKVHLEEVLSKKQEALRILQMHCQEKERKAQRLDVKGQLEDLMGQHKDLWEFHMLEQRLAREIRALERSKEQLLSERRLVRAKLREVERRLRSPPEVEGARAVNDRLKAELEIFGEQVQSAPEVGAGKGEAGPELPRARDEEDPEPPVAAPDAL, encoded by the exons aggGAAGCCTGGAGCCACAGATAGAGGACCTGATTAGCCGGATTAACGAGCTTCAGCAAG TGAATGGAGAGAAAGTGCACCTAGAGGAGGTCTTGAGCAAAAAGCAAG AGGCACTGAGGATCCTCCAGATGCACTGCCAAGAGAAGGAACGCAAGGCTCAGAG GTTGGATGTCAAAGGACAGCTGGAGGATCTGATGGGCCAACACAAGGACCTCTGGGAATTCCAC ATGCTGGAGCAGCGACTGGCCCGGGAGATCCGTGCCCTGGAGAGGAGCAAGGAGCAGCTGCTCTCGGAGA GGAGGCTGGTGCGCGCCAAGCTGCGGGAGGTGGAGCGGCGGCTGCGCTCGCCGCCTGAGGTCGAGGGCGCCAGGGCGGTGAATGACCg GCTGAAGGCGGAGCTGGAGATATTCGGGGAGCAGGTCCAGAGCGCCCCCGAGGTCGGGGCCGGCAAAGGAGAG gcgggaccTGAGCTCCCCCGCGCCCGCGACGAGGAGGATCCGGAGCCGCCGGTGGCTGCCCCTGACGCCCTCTAG